The genomic segment CGCCGCTCCTCCGCCTCGTCCGGGGTGAGAACCGGCGCCAACGCCCCCAACGCCGCCCCGTTGACGGGCAGCATCACCGTCGCGCTGATCGAGTTCCACGCATCGTGGGAGTAGTGCCGCACCGTCGCCTCGGCCCCCGACGGGCCGGCCATCGCCCACGGCACACCCGCCTCCACCCTTGGGTTGTGCTGGTGCTCGGCCAGGGCCTGGACGATCCCGGCCCGGTCGCCCGGCGCGAAGCCACTGCGACAGGCCAGCGCCAATTCCGGCGAGGTCAGCCACGACACCTGCGTCATGCCCAACCCGCCCCGCAGCGCCGCCTCGACCTCGGCCATCACACTGCCCAGCACCCGCGCCCGCCCCGCCAACCCACCACCGGAATGCCGTGCCACCCGGGCCAGCCGGGTTTCGGGCACGACGACGGTGACGAACGCCTCGGTGCGCACGCTCGCCCTGGACAACGAGCGATGCAGGTCATCATTCACCTGACGCGACAGTCCCTGCCTGGTGGGGCGTCGGTGCTGCTCCACCCAGATCGATCGTTCCGCCCCGTCGTCGGGCACAGTGCGGACCTGCACGATCAGCTCGTCGGCCAACTCAGCCCGCGCCGTCGCATCGATCAGGCTCGACAGCCCAGCGGCCTGCCGGGCTCGTTCGTCGACGTCGCTCATCCCGATCCCGGGATGGGTCACCGCACAGGTCACCGCCCAGGTGCGGGCCGCGTGGTTCTGCACTAACGCCACCCGCCGTGCCGCCGCCCCGGTCGGTGGGCCGTCGTGGATCTCCACCCCCGACAACACCCCCGGCAGATCGACCTGTTCCGGGTTGGTGGCC from the Luteococcus japonicus genome contains:
- a CDS encoding SCO6880 family protein, which translates into the protein MTIYSDYTRDRIGWFFGLRAWQLAAVSVSTLPIFWAIQRQAWLSMLLFALVWAVVVLVTAVQVKGRPMLGWLWALACFTVDAATGARRFTARAAQGKATNPEQVDLPGVLSGVEIHDGPPTGAAARRVALVQNHAARTWAVTCAVTHPGIGMSDVDERARQAAGLSSLIDATARAELADELIVQVRTVPDDGAERSIWVEQHRRPTRQGLSRQVNDDLHRSLSRASVRTEAFVTVVVPETRLARVARHSGGGLAGRARVLGSVMAEVEAALRGGLGMTQVSWLTSPELALACRSGFAPGDRAGIVQALAEHQHNPRVEAGVPWAMAGPSGAEATVRHYSHDAWNSISATVMLPVNGAALGALAPVLTPDEAEERRSYMVCFPILTQQRAERHSDSAEFAADMGGELRRRAGVKAKARHRNDAAKAHGVDEKLARGAALMRPYAVCTVTAPKTVAIADYGRRLDASIRRAGFAPLRLDLAQDAGFLASTIPLGLGLTRTVN